Proteins co-encoded in one Campylobacter jejuni genomic window:
- a CDS encoding glycosyltransferase family 2 protein produces MKKIGVVIPIYNVEEYLRECLDSVINQTYTNLEIILVNDGSTDENSLNIAKEYTLKDERFILFDKKNGGLSSARNVGIEYFSGEYKLKNKTQHIKENSLIEFQLDGNNPYNIYKAYKSSQAFNNEKDLTNFTYPNIDYIIFLDSDDYWELNCIEECVIRMKNVDVLWFDHDCTYEDNIKNKHKKTRMEIFDFKKECIITPKEYANRALSVGSRDISFGWNGMIDFNFLKKIKLKFINFIINEDIHFGIILFASANKIYVLSQKLYLCRLRANSISNHDKKITKANVSEYFKDIYETFGENAKEAKNYLKAASRVTTALKLIEFFKDQKSENALAIKETFLPCYAKKALMIKKFKKDPLNLKEQLVLIKPFIQTKLPYDIWKFWQKIKKIN; encoded by the coding sequence AAATAGGTGTAGTTATACCAATATACAACGTAGAAGAATATTTGAGAGAATGTTTAGACAGCGTCATCAATCAAACTTATACTAACTTAGAAATCATACTTGTAAATGATGGTAGTACAGATGAAAACTCACTCAATATAGCCAAAGAATATACTTTAAAAGATGAAAGATTTATACTTTTTGATAAGAAAAATGGGGGTTTAAGTTCAGCTAGAAATGTAGGTATAGAATACTTTAGTGGGGAGTATAAATTAAAAAACAAAACTCAACATATAAAAGAAAATTCTTTAATAGAATTTCAATTGGATGGTAATAATCCTTATAATATATATAAAGCATATAAAAGCTCTCAAGCTTTTAATAATGAAAAAGATTTAACTAATTTTACTTATCCTAATATAGATTATATTATATTTTTAGATAGTGATGATTATTGGGAGTTAAACTGCATAGAAGAATGTGTTATAAGAATGAAAAATGTGGATGTATTGTGGTTTGACCATGATTGCACCTATGAAGACAATATAAAAAATAAGCACAAAAAAACAAGGATGGAAATTTTTGATTTTAAAAAAGAATGTATAATCACTCCAAAAGAATATGCAAATCGAGCATTAAGTGTAGGATCTAGAGATATTTCTTTTGGATGGAATGGAATGATTGATTTTAATTTTTTAAAGAAAATTAAACTTAAATTTATAAATTTTATTATCAATGAAGATATACACTTTGGGATAATTTTGTTTGCTAGTGCTAATAAAATTTATGTTTTATCACAAAAGTTGTATTTATGCCGTTTAAGAGCAAACAGTATATCAAATCATGATAAGAAGATTACAAAAGCAAATGTGTCAGAGTATTTTAAAGATATATATGAAACTTTCGGGGAAAACGCTAAGGAAGCAAAAAATTATTTAAAAGCAGCAAGCAGGGTTACAACTGCTTTAAAATTGATAGAATTTTTTAAAGATCAAAAAAGCGAAAATGCACTTGCTATAAAAGAAACATTTTTACCTTGCTATGCCAAAAAAGCTTTAATGATTAAAAAATTTAAAAAAGATCCTTTAAATTTAAAGGAACAATTAGTTTTAATTAAGCCTTTTATTCAAACAAAACTTCCTTACGATATTTGGAAATTTTGGCAAAAAATAAAAAAAATTAATTAA
- a CDS encoding beta-1,4-N-acetylgalactosaminyltransferase encodes MLFQSYFVKIICLFIPFRKIRHKIKKTFLLKNIQRDKIDSYLPKKILIQINKYNNEDLIKLNKAITGGGGHKGYFNYDEKSKDPKSPLNPWAFIRVKNEAITLKASLESILPAIQRGVIGYNDCTDGSEEIILEFCKQYPSFIPIKYPYEIQIQNPKSEENKLYSYYNYVASFIPKDEWLIKIDVDHYYDAKKLYKSFYIPRKNYHVISYSRIDFIFNEEKFYVYRNKEGEILKAPGDCLAIQNTNLFWKEILIEDDTFKWNTAKNNIENAKSYEILKVRNRIYFTTELNNYHFPFIKNYRKNDYKQLNWVSLDDFIKNYKEKLKNQIDFKMLEYKTLKKVYEKLTSSASDKI; translated from the coding sequence ATGCTATTTCAATCATACTTTGTGAAAATAATTTGCTTATTCATTCCTTTTAGAAAAATTAGACATAAAATAAAAAAAACATTTTTACTAAAAAACATACAACGAGATAAAATCGATTCTTATCTACCAAAAAAAATTCTTATACAAATTAATAAATACAACAATGAAGATTTAATTAAACTTAATAAAGCTATTACAGGAGGGGGGGGGCATAAAGGATATTTTAATTATGATGAAAAATCTAAAGATCCAAAATCTCCTTTGAATCCTTGGGCTTTTATACGAGTAAAAAATGAAGCTATTACCTTAAAAGCTTCTCTTGAAAGTATATTGCCTGCTATCCAAAGAGGTGTTATAGGATATAATGATTGTACCGATGGAAGTGAAGAAATAATTCTAGAATTTTGCAAACAATATCCTTCATTTATACCAATAAAATATCCTTATGAAATTCAAATTCAAAACCCAAAATCAGAAGAAAATAAACTCTATAGCTATTATAATTATGTTGCAAGTTTTATACCAAAAGATGAGTGGCTTATAAAAATAGATGTGGATCATTATTATGATGCAAAAAAATTATATAAGAGTTTTTATATACCTAGAAAAAATTATCATGTAATTAGTTACTCTAGGATAGATTTTATATTTAATGAAGAAAAATTTTATGTTTATCGGAATAAGGAGGGGGAGATTTTAAAAGCTCCTGGAGATTGTTTAGCAATACAAAACACTAACTTATTTTGGAAAGAAATACTTATTGAAGATGATACATTTAAGTGGAATACTGCAAAAAATAATATAGAGAATGCAAAATCATATGAAATTTTAAAAGTTAGAAATAGAATTTATTTTACTACAGAACTTAATAATTATCATTTTCCATTTATAAAAAATTATAGAAAAAATGATTATAAGCAGTTAAATTGGGTTAGCTTAGATGATTTTATTAAAAATTATAAAGAAAAATTAAAAAATCAAATAGATTTTAAAATGCTAGAATACAAAACATTAAAAAAAGTGTACGAAAAGCTTACATCTTCAGCAAGCGATAAAATTTAA
- a CDS encoding alpha-2,3-sialyltransferase: MKKVIISGNGPSLKEIDYSRLPNDFDVFRCNQFYFEDKYYLGKKCKAVFYNPSLFFEQYYTLKHLIQNQEYKIELIMCSNYNQAHLENENFVKTFYDYFPDAHLGYDFFKQLKEFNAYFKFHEIYFNQRITSGVYMCTVAIALGYKEIYLSGIDFYDNGGGYAFDTKQKNLLKLAPNFKNDNSHYIGHSKNTDIKALEFLEKTYEIKLYCLCPNSLLANFIELAPNLNSNFIIQEKNNYTKDILIPSSEAYGKFTKNINFKKIKIKENIYYKLIKDLLKLPSDIKHYFKGK, encoded by the coding sequence ATGAAAAAAGTTATTATTTCTGGAAATGGACCAAGTTTAAAAGAAATTGATTATTCAAGACTACCAAATGATTTTGATGTATTTAGATGTAATCAATTTTATTTTGAAGATAAATACTATCTTGGTAAAAAATGCAAAGCAGTATTTTACAATCCTAGTCTTTTTTTTGAACAATACTACACTTTAAAACATTTAATCCAAAATCAAGAATATAAGATCGAACTAATTATGTGTTCTAATTACAACCAAGCTCATCTAGAAAATGAAAATTTTGTAAAAACTTTTTACGATTATTTTCCTGATGCTCATTTGGGATATGATTTTTTCAAACAACTTAAAGAATTCAATGCTTATTTTAAATTTCACGAAATTTATTTCAATCAAAGAATTACCTCAGGGGTCTATATGTGCACAGTAGCCATAGCCCTAGGATACAAAGAAATTTATCTTTCTGGAATTGATTTTTATGATAATGGGGGGGGGTATGCTTTTGATACCAAACAAAAAAATCTTTTAAAATTGGCTCCTAATTTTAAAAATGATAATTCACACTATATCGGACATAGTAAAAATACAGATATAAAAGCTTTAGAATTTCTAGAAAAAACTTACGAAATAAAGCTATATTGTTTATGTCCTAACAGTCTTTTAGCAAATTTTATAGAACTAGCACCAAATTTAAATTCAAATTTTATCATACAAGAAAAAAATAACTATACTAAAGATATACTCATACCTTCTAGTGAGGCTTATGGAAAATTTACAAAAAATATTAATTTTAAAAAAATAAAAATTAAAGAAAATATTTATTACAAGTTGATAAAAGATTTATTAAAATTACCTAGCGATATAAAGCATTATTTCAAAGGAAAATAA
- the neuB gene encoding N-acetylneuraminate synthase gives MKEIKIQNIIISEEKAPLVVPEIGINHNGSLELAKIMVDAAFSAGAKIIKHQTHIVEDEMSKAAKKVIPGNAKISIYEIMQKCALDYKDELALKEYTEKLGLVYLSTPFSRAGANRLEDMGVSAFKIGSGECNNYPLIKHIAAFKKPMIVSTGMNSIESIKPTVKILLDNEIPFVLMHTTNLYPTPHNLVRLNAMLELKKEFSCMVGLSDHTTDNLACLGAVALRACVLERHFTDSMHRSGPDIVCSMDTQALKELIIQSEQMAIMRGNNESKKAAKQEQVTIDFAFASVVSIKDIKKGEVLSMDNIWVKRPGLGGISAAEFENILGKKALRDIENDTQLSYEDFA, from the coding sequence ATGAAAGAAATAAAAATACAAAATATAATCATAAGTGAAGAAAAAGCACCCTTAGTCGTACCTGAAATAGGCATTAATCACAATGGCAGTTTAGAACTAGCTAAAATTATGGTAGATGCAGCCTTTAGCGCAGGTGCTAAGATTATAAAGCATCAAACCCATATCGTTGAAGATGAGATGAGTAAGGCCGCTAAAAAAGTAATTCCTGGTAATGCAAAAATAAGCATTTATGAGATTATGCAAAAATGCGCTTTGGATTATAAAGATGAGCTAGCACTTAAAGAATACACAGAAAAATTAGGTCTTGTTTATCTTAGCACACCTTTTTCTCGTGCAGGTGCAAACCGCTTAGAAGATATGGGAGTTAGTGCTTTTAAGATTGGTTCAGGTGAGTGTAATAATTATCCACTTATTAAACACATAGCAGCCTTTAAAAAGCCTATGATAGTTAGCACAGGAATGAATAGTATTGAAAGTATAAAACCAACTGTAAAAATCTTATTAGACAATGAAATTCCCTTTGTTTTAATGCACACGACCAATCTTTACCCAACCCCGCATAATCTTGTAAGATTAAACGCTATGCTTGAATTAAAAAAAGAATTTTCTTGTATGGTAGGCTTAAGCGACCACACAACAGATAATCTTGCGTGTTTAGGTGCAGTTGCACTTAGAGCTTGCGTACTTGAAAGACATTTTACTGATAGTATGCATAGAAGTGGCCCTGATATAGTTTGTTCTATGGATACACAGGCTTTAAAAGAGCTTATTATACAAAGTGAGCAAATGGCTATAATGAGAGGAAATAATGAAAGCAAAAAAGCAGCTAAGCAAGAACAAGTTACAATTGATTTTGCCTTTGCAAGCGTAGTTAGTATTAAAGATATTAAAAAAGGCGAAGTTTTATCTATGGACAATATCTGGGTTAAAAGACCTGGACTTGGTGGAATTAGTGCGGCTGAATTTGAAAATATTTTAGGCAAAAAAGCATTAAGAGATATAGAAAATGATACTCAGTTAAGCTATGAGGATTTTGCGTGA
- the neuC gene encoding UDP-N-acetylglucosamine 2-epimerase → MKKILFITGTRADYSKIKSLMYRVQNSSEFELYIFATGMHLSKNFGYTVKELYKNGFKNIYEFINYDKYYQTDKALATTIDGFSRYVNELKPDLIVVHGDRIEPLAAAIVGVLNNILVAHIEGGEISGTIDDSLRHAISKLAHIHLVNDEFAKRRLMQLGEDGKSIFIIGSPDLELLNNNKISLNEAKKYYDINYENYALLMFHPVTTEITSIKNQADNLVKALIQSNKNYIVIYPNNDLGFELILQSYEELKNNPRFKLFPSLRFEYFITLLKNADFIIGNSSCILKEALYLKTAGILVGSRQNGRLGNENTLKVNANSDEILKAINTIHKKQDLFSTKLEILDSSKLFFEYLLSGEFFKLSTQKVFKDIKHA, encoded by the coding sequence GTGAAAAAAATCCTTTTTATAACAGGTACTAGGGCTGATTATTCTAAGATTAAATCTTTAATGTATAGGGTGCAAAACTCAAGCGAATTTGAGCTTTACATCTTTGCAACAGGAATGCACTTAAGCAAAAATTTTGGCTATACAGTTAAAGAGCTTTATAAAAATGGCTTTAAAAATATTTATGAATTTATAAATTATGATAAATATTATCAAACTGATAAGGCTTTAGCTACTACAATTGATGGATTTTCAAGGTATGTAAATGAGCTAAAACCTGATTTAATCGTAGTGCATGGAGATAGAATCGAGCCTTTAGCAGCAGCTATTGTTGGAGTATTAAATAATATCTTAGTAGCACATATTGAAGGTGGAGAGATTTCAGGAACTATTGATGATAGCTTACGCCACGCTATATCAAAACTAGCTCATATTCATTTAGTAAATGATGAGTTTGCAAAAAGGCGTTTAATGCAGCTTGGAGAAGATGGAAAATCTATTTTTATCATAGGTTCGCCTGATTTAGAACTTTTAAACAATAATAAAATTTCACTTAATGAAGCAAAAAAATATTATGATATAAATTATGAAAACTACGCTTTGCTTATGTTTCATCCTGTTACAACTGAAATTACTAGCATTAAAAATCAAGCAGATAATTTAGTAAAAGCACTGATACAAAGTAATAAAAATTATATTGTTATTTATCCAAATAATGATTTAGGTTTTGAATTAATCTTGCAAAGCTATGAAGAGCTTAAAAACAATCCTAGATTTAAGCTTTTTCCATCGCTTAGATTTGAGTATTTTATAACTTTGTTAAAAAATGCTGATTTTATAATAGGTAATTCAAGTTGTATTTTAAAAGAGGCCTTATACTTAAAAACAGCAGGGATTTTAGTTGGCTCAAGACAAAATGGAAGACTTGGCAATGAAAATACACTAAAAGTTAATGCAAATAGTGATGAAATACTAAAAGCTATTAACACCATTCATAAAAAACAAGATTTATTTAGCACTAAGTTAGAGATTTTAGATAGCTCAAAATTATTTTTTGAATATTTATTAAGCGGAGAATTTTTTAAACTCAGCACACAAAAAGTTTTTAAGGATATAAAACATGCTTAA
- a CDS encoding glycosyltransferase, whose product MLKKIISLYKRYSISKKLVLDNEHFIKENKNIYGKKHKGFFDFDEKAKDVKSPLNPWGFIRVKNEALTLRVSLESILPALQRGIIAYNDCDDGSEELILEFCKQYPNFIAKKYPYKVDLENPKNEENKLYSYYNWAASFIPLDEWFIKIDVDHYYDAKKLYKSFYRIDQENKALCYPRINFIILNGNIYVQNSGNYGFIGGGINS is encoded by the coding sequence ATGCTTAAAAAAATCATTTCTTTATATAAAAGATACTCGATTTCTAAAAAATTGGTTTTAGATAATGAGCATTTCATTAAGGAAAATAAAAACATCTATGGAAAAAAACATAAGGGCTTTTTTGACTTTGATGAAAAGGCTAAGGATGTGAAATCACCCCTTAATCCTTGGGGATTTATCAGGGTTAAAAATGAAGCTTTAACCCTAAGAGTTTCTTTAGAAAGTATACTACCTGCTTTACAAAGAGGAATTATAGCTTACAACGACTGTGATGATGGGAGTGAAGAGCTTATTTTAGAATTTTGCAAGCAATATCCCAACTTCATTGCTAAAAAATATCCTTATAAAGTAGATCTAGAAAATCCTAAAAATGAAGAAAATAAACTTTACTCTTATTACAATTGGGCAGCATCTTTTATACCCTTAGATGAGTGGTTTATAAAAATCGATGTGGATCATTACTACGATGCCAAGAAGCTTTATAAGAGTTTTTATAGGATTGATCAAGAAAATAAAGCCTTATGCTACCCAAGAATTAATTTTATAATCTTAAATGGAAATATTTATGTGCAAAATAGTGGAAATTATGGATTCATAGGGGGGGGGATCAACTCTTGA
- a CDS encoding cytidylyltransferase domain-containing protein has translation MSLAIIPARGGSKGIKNKNLVLLNNKPLIYYTIKAALNAKSISKVVVSSDSDEILNYAKSQNVDILKRPISLAQDDTTSDKVLLHALKFYKDYEDVVFLQPTSPLRTNIHIDKAFNLYKNSNANALISVSECDNKILKAFVCNDYGDLAGICNDEYPFMPRQKLPKTYMSNGAIYILKIKEFLNNPSFLQNKTKHFLMDESSSLDIDCLEDLKKVEQIWKK, from the coding sequence ATGAGCTTAGCAATAATCCCTGCTCGTGGTGGCTCAAAGGGTATTAAAAATAAAAATTTGGTTTTATTAAATAATAAACCTTTAATTTATTACACCATTAAAGCTGCACTAAATGCTAAAAGCATTAGTAAAGTTGTTGTAAGCAGTGATAGTGATGAAATTTTAAATTATGCAAAAAGCCAAAATGTTGATATTTTAAAACGCCCAATTAGCCTTGCACAAGATGATACTACAAGCGATAAAGTGCTTTTACATGCTCTAAAATTTTACAAAGATTATGAAGATGTAGTTTTTTTACAACCCACTTCGCCGCTAAGAACAAATATTCATATTGATAAAGCTTTTAATCTTTATAAAAATAGCAATGCAAATGCCCTAATTAGCGTAAGCGAATGTGATAATAAAATTCTAAAAGCCTTTGTTTGTAATGATTATGGCGATTTAGCAGGGATTTGTAATGATGAATATCCTTTTATGCCAAGGCAAAAATTGCCTAAAACTTATATGAGCAATGGTGCAATTTATATTTTAAAGATAAAAGAATTTTTAAACAATCCTAGCTTTTTGCAAAACAAAACCAAGCATTTTTTAATGGATGAAAGCTCAAGTTTAGATATTGACTGTTTAGAGGATTTAAAAAAGGTTGAACAGATATGGAAAAAATAA
- a CDS encoding CatB-related O-acetyltransferase — MEKITLKCNKNILNLLKQYNIYTKTYIENPRRFSRLKTKDFITIPLKNNQLESAAGLGIEEYCAFKFSNILHEMGSFSFSGSFLPHYAKVGRYCSIADGVSMFNFQHPIDRISTASFTYETNHSFINDACQNHINKTFPIVNHNPSSSITHLIIQDDVWIGKDVLLKQGITLGTGCVIGQRAVVTKDVPPYAIVAGIPAKIIKYRFDEKTIERLLKIQWWRYHFADFYDIDLNLKINQYLDLLEEKIIKKSISYYNPNKLYFRDILELKSKKIFNLF, encoded by the coding sequence ATGGAAAAAATAACCTTAAAATGCAATAAAAATATATTAAATTTATTAAAGCAATATAATATTTATACAAAAACTTACATAGAAAATCCTAGAAGATTTTCAAGACTAAAAACCAAAGATTTTATAACCATTCCATTGAAAAACAATCAATTAGAGAGTGCGGCGGGGCTGGGGATAGAAGAATATTGTGCTTTTAAATTTAGCAATATCTTACATGAAATGGGTTCATTTTCTTTTAGCGGATCTTTTCTACCTCATTATGCAAAAGTTGGAAGGTATTGTTCAATTGCTGATGGGGTTTCTATGTTTAACTTTCAACACCCTATAGATAGAATCAGCACTGCAAGTTTTACCTATGAAACAAATCATAGTTTTATTAACGATGCTTGCCAAAATCACATCAACAAAACATTTCCTATAGTTAACCATAATCCAAGCTCATCAATAACGCATTTAATTATACAAGATGATGTTTGGATAGGAAAAGATGTTTTGCTTAAACAGGGTATCACACTTGGGACTGGATGTGTCATAGGACAAAGAGCTGTAGTTACTAAAGATGTACCACCTTATGCTATAGTTGCAGGAATTCCAGCCAAAATTATCAAATATAGATTTGATGAAAAAACAATAGAAAGATTATTAAAAATTCAATGGTGGAGATATCATTTTGCTGATTTTTATGATATTGATCTTAATTTAAAAATAAACCAATATCTTGACCTACTAGAAGAAAAAATCATAAAAAAATCAATTTCCTACTATAATCCAAATAAACTTTATTTTAGAGATATTTTAGAACTAAAATCAAAAAAAATTTTTAATCTATTTTAA
- a CDS encoding glycosyltransferase family 2 protein, with amino-acid sequence MPQLSIIIPLFNSCDFILRALQSCINQTLKDIEILIIDDKSKDNSLNMVLEFAKKDPRIKIFQNEENLGTFASRNLGVLHSSSDFIMFLDSDDFLTPGACEIAFKEMKKGFDLLCFDAFVHRVKTKQFYRFKQDGVFNQKEFLEFLSKQRHFCWSVWAKCFRKDIILKNFEKVKFEKVKIDERLSYGEDVLFCYIYFMFCEKIAVFKTCIYHYEFNPNGRYENKNKEILNQNYYDKKKSNEIIKRLSKEFLHDEFHQKLFEVLEREEVGVKNRLK; translated from the coding sequence ATGCCACAACTTTCGATCATAATCCCGCTTTTTAATTCTTGTGATTTTATCTTAAGAGCTTTGCAAAGTTGTATAAATCAGACTTTAAAAGATATTGAAATTTTGATTATCGATGATAAAAGTAAAGATAATAGTTTAAATATGGTTTTAGAATTTGCTAAAAAAGATCCAAGGATAAAAATCTTTCAAAATGAAGAAAATTTAGGCACTTTTGCAAGTAGAAATTTAGGAGTTTTGCATTCTAGTTCTGATTTTATAATGTTTTTAGATAGTGATGATTTTTTGACACCTGGTGCTTGTGAAATAGCGTTTAAAGAGATGAAAAAAGGTTTTGATTTGCTTTGTTTTGATGCCTTTGTACATAGGGTAAAAACCAAACAATTTTATCGTTTTAAACAAGATGGAGTTTTTAATCAAAAAGAATTTTTAGAATTCTTAAGCAAACAAAGGCATTTTTGCTGGTCAGTTTGGGCGAAGTGTTTTAGAAAAGATATCATCTTAAAAAATTTTGAAAAGGTTAAATTTGAAAAGGTTAAAATCGATGAGCGTTTGAGTTACGGCGAAGATGTGCTTTTTTGTTATATTTATTTTATGTTTTGCGAGAAAATAGCTGTTTTTAAAACTTGCATTTATCATTACGAATTTAATCCAAATGGAAGATATGAGAATAAAAATAAAGAAATTTTAAATCAAAATTATTATGATAAAAAGAAAAGTAATGAAATCATAAAAAGACTCTCCAAAGAGTTTTTACATGATGAATTTCATCAGAAATTATTTGAAGTTTTGGAGAGAGAGGAAGTAGGGGTGAAAAATAGATTAAAATAG
- the waaF gene encoding glycosyltransferase family 9 protein, with product MKIFIHLPTWLGDAVMASPALYAIKEHFKNAQFILYGSLVSTALFKEFPNSKIIIENKQSRYKQALSLRKELGKIDFSFAFRSAFSSKIILHILKTKQRYFFDKNKHKEEHQVLKYLYFIENSLSIKAHFKDLKLPFKLKFQNPLVLKNGKKILGLNPGASFGSAKRWDVSYFAKVALNFSQSHEILIFGAGKAEQELCNEIYQILKEQNIKVKNLCNKTTIKTLCQNIAFCDLFITNDSGPMHISAVYKVKTVAIFGPTKFTQTSPWQNENARWVHLNLACMPCMQKTCPLKHHKCMKDLKPEIIIEVSKQLLFLN from the coding sequence ATGAAAATTTTTATACATCTTCCCACTTGGCTAGGCGATGCAGTGATGGCTTCGCCTGCTTTATACGCTATAAAAGAACATTTTAAAAATGCCCAATTTATCCTTTATGGCTCTTTGGTTTCCACAGCACTTTTTAAAGAATTTCCTAATTCTAAAATCATCATAGAAAATAAACAATCTCGCTATAAACAAGCCCTATCTTTACGCAAAGAACTTGGCAAAATCGATTTTAGCTTTGCTTTTAGGTCTGCGTTTTCTTCTAAGATTATCTTGCATATTCTTAAAACGAAACAAAGATATTTTTTTGACAAAAACAAGCACAAAGAAGAACATCAAGTTTTAAAATACCTTTATTTTATAGAAAACTCACTTAGTATAAAAGCTCATTTTAAAGACTTAAAGCTTCCCTTTAAGCTAAAATTTCAAAACCCTCTTGTCTTAAAAAATGGTAAAAAAATTCTAGGACTCAACCCTGGTGCAAGCTTTGGAAGTGCAAAAAGATGGGATGTGAGTTATTTTGCTAAAGTGGCTTTAAATTTCAGCCAAAGTCATGAGATTTTAATCTTTGGTGCAGGAAAAGCCGAACAAGAACTTTGTAATGAAATTTATCAAATTTTAAAAGAACAAAACATAAAAGTAAAAAATCTTTGCAATAAAACTACCATCAAAACCCTTTGTCAAAATATCGCTTTTTGCGATCTTTTCATCACAAATGACAGTGGACCTATGCACATAAGTGCGGTTTATAAGGTAAAAACCGTGGCTATTTTTGGCCCTACGAAATTTACTCAAACTTCACCTTGGCAAAATGAAAATGCAAGATGGGTGCATTTAAATCTAGCTTGTATGCCTTGTATGCAAAAAACCTGCCCTTTAAAACACCACAAATGCATGAAAGATTTAAAACCAGAAATCATCATAGAAGTAAGTAAACAATTGCTATTTCTAAATTAA
- a CDS encoding glycosyltransferase family 25 protein yields the protein MKVFIINLERSLDRKEHIQKQIQKLFEKNLSLKNKLEFIFFKAIDAKNKEHLEFKDHFPWWGSWVLGRELSDGEKACFASHYKLWQECVKLDEPIIILEDDVEFSDEFLNNGAEYIDELLKSKYEYIRLCYLTQGKMLKLNDNFLFTLDSIGGTQGYLIKPISALKFIDNLKFWIKPVDNVMDMYYYSKVFTITYTPLLLKTTDINSTIEERKKDKRPIFKRIIKEICRLYFIYLKFTYKQKAIKFLRREV from the coding sequence ATGAAAGTTTTTATCATCAACTTAGAGCGTTCTTTAGATAGAAAAGAGCATATACAAAAACAAATTCAAAAGCTTTTTGAAAAAAATCTTAGTTTAAAAAATAAATTAGAATTTATTTTCTTTAAGGCTATTGATGCTAAAAATAAAGAACATTTGGAATTTAAAGATCATTTTCCTTGGTGGGGTTCTTGGGTGCTGGGCAGAGAGCTTTCTGATGGAGAAAAAGCTTGTTTTGCTAGTCATTATAAACTTTGGCAAGAATGTGTGAAGCTTGATGAGCCTATAATCATCCTAGAAGATGATGTGGAATTTAGCGATGAATTTTTAAATAATGGGGCAGAATATATAGATGAATTGTTAAAGAGTAAGTATGAATATATAAGACTTTGTTATTTAACACAAGGTAAAATGTTGAAGCTTAATGATAATTTTTTGTTTACTTTGGATAGTATTGGCGGAACACAAGGGTATCTTATAAAACCTATTTCGGCTTTAAAATTTATTGATAATTTAAAATTTTGGATTAAACCAGTGGATAATGTTATGGATATGTATTATTATAGTAAAGTTTTTACTATAACTTACACTCCTCTTTTACTAAAGACAACAGATATTAATTCCACTATTGAAGAGAGAAAAAAAGACAAAAGACCTATTTTTAAAAGAATAATTAAAGAAATTTGTAGGTTGTATTTTATTTATTTAAAATTTACATATAAACAAAAGGCAATAAAATTTTTAAGACGTGAAGTATAA
- the gmhA gene encoding D-sedoheptulose 7-phosphate isomerase codes for MISLVEKEWQEHQKIAQASEILKGQIAKVGELLCECLKKGGKILICGNGGSAADAQHFAAELSGRYKKERKALAGIALTTDTSALSAIGNDYGFEFVFSRQVEALGNENDVLIGISTSGKSPNVLEAFKKAKELNMLCLGLSGKGGGMMNKLCDHNLVVPSDDTARIQEMHILIIHTLCQIIDEGF; via the coding sequence ATGATAAGTTTAGTAGAAAAAGAATGGCAAGAACATCAAAAAATAGCTCAAGCCAGTGAAATTTTAAAAGGACAAATCGCTAAAGTAGGCGAACTTTTGTGCGAATGTCTTAAAAAAGGCGGCAAGATTTTGATTTGCGGAAATGGTGGAAGCGCAGCTGATGCTCAGCATTTTGCGGCTGAACTTAGCGGGCGTTATAAAAAAGAACGCAAGGCTTTAGCAGGTATAGCGCTTACAACCGATACTTCAGCACTTAGTGCTATAGGAAATGACTATGGTTTTGAGTTTGTTTTTTCAAGACAAGTGGAAGCTTTAGGAAATGAAAATGATGTTTTAATCGGTATTTCAACCAGTGGAAAAAGCCCTAATGTTTTAGAAGCTTTTAAAAAAGCAAAAGAACTTAATATGCTTTGTCTAGGGCTTAGTGGAAAGGGTGGTGGAATGATGAATAAGCTTTGCGATCACAATCTTGTCGTGCCAAGTGATGATACGGCTAGAATTCAAGAAATGCACATTTTGATCATACACACACTTTGTCAGATCATAGATGAGGGTTTTTAA